A single window of Nicotiana sylvestris chromosome 5, ASM39365v2, whole genome shotgun sequence DNA harbors:
- the LOC104232371 gene encoding probable protein phosphatase 2C 33 translates to MGSCLSSESRSPHPGSPASSSRKRKSSKKRLGSRNSSFDYHKEELLHRIPGRMFLNGSSEVASLFSQQGNKGTNQDAMIVWENFGSRTDTVFCGVFDGHGPYGHMVAKLVRDALPLKLSTHWEVNIKSEDVLREISLNRGSSLYPEDASLISEESRVSIDVEDTEKHTEVFQTLKGSFLKAYKVVDRELRSYTNIDCLCSGTTAVTLVKQGKDLVIGNIGDSRAVLCMRGDDDSLTAVQLTVDLKPNLPAEAERIRKCKGRVFSLHDEPDVARVWMPNSDSPGLAMARAFGDFCLKDFGVISVPEISYRCLSEKDEFIVLATDGIWDVLSNDEVVRIVASASSRSLAARSLVEVAVRAWKTTYPTSKVDDCAVVCLFLDSNSNNFSTASITKENDKTVRGMSEGSNEMDVASSLPALNCVGTVREGEEVSAGSKEEASEQEELLPKTGKEWSALEGVSRVNTVMTLPRFVPDKEEKKASGGSKSKKK, encoded by the exons ATGGGTTCCTGCTTATCATCTGAAAGCAGGAGCCCTCATCCCGGTTCTCCTGCATCTTCAAGTAGGAAAAGGAAAAGCTCAAAAAAGAGGTTAGGTTCGCGAAATTCTTCCTTCGACTATCATAAGGAAGAACTGCTGCATAGGATACCGGGGCGTATGTTCTTGAATGGTTCTAGTGAGGTGGCTTCACTCTTCAGTCAGCAGGGCAACAAAGGCACTAATCAAGATGCTATGATTGTTTGGGAG AATTTTGGTTCCAGAACAGATACTGTTTTCTGTGGTGTTTTTGACGGCCATGGTCCTTACGGTCATATGGTTGCAAAACTAGTCAGAGATGCTCTTCCTTTAAAGCTAAGCACACACTGGGAAGTTAATATAAAAAGTGAGGATGTTCTAAGAGAGATCAGTCTCAACAGGGGGAGTAGCCTATATCCTGAGGATGCTTCCCTTATCTCTGAGGAGTCGAGAGTTTCAATTGATGTTGAAGATACTGAAAAGCACACAGAGGTGTTTCAAACGTTGAAGGGGTCATTTCTGAAGGCTTATAAGGTTGTGGATAGAGAGTTGAGAAGCTATACCAATATCGATTGCCTCTGTAGTGGAACAACAGCAGTAACCCTAGTTAAACAG GGTAAGGATCTTGTTATTGGAAATATTGGGGATTCTAGAGCTGTGCTGTGTATGAGAGGCGACGATGATTCTCTCACTGCAGTGCAATTGACAGTAGATCTTAAGCCCAATTTACCAG CGGAGGCTGAGAGGATTCGCAAATGTAAAGGGCGAGTGTTTTCTCTTCATGATGAGCCGGACGTTGCAAGAGTGTGGATGCCAAACAGCGATTCTCCTGGACTTGCCATGGCCCGTGCTTTTGGAGATTTTTGCCTCAAGGATTTTGGTGTCATCTCAGTGCCTGAAATTTCTTATAGGTGTTTATCTGAGAAAGATGAATTCATTGTTCTGGCGACAGATGGG ATTTGGGATGTGCTTTCAAATGATGAAGTAGTGAGGATTGTGGCTTCGGCTTCATCCCGTTCATTGGCAGCTCGATCACTTGTTGAAGTAGCTGTTCGAGCTTGGAAAACTACATATCCAACTTCTAAAGTCGATGACTGTGCAGTTGTCTGCCTCTTCCTAGATTCAAACTCAAATAATTTCTCTACTGCTTCCATTACAAAAGAGAATGACAAGACTGTAAGGGGAATGAGCGAAGGTAGCAACGAGATGGATGTTGCATCTAGTCTACCTGCATTGAATTGCGTTGGCACTGTTCGAGAAGGTGAAGAAGTTTCAGCAGGCAGCAAAGAGGAAGCCTCAGAACAGGAAGAGTTGCTACCGAAGACGGGGAAAGAATGGTCTGCGCTCGAAGGGGTATCTCGGGTGAACACAGTGATGACATTACCAAGGTTTGTGCCAgacaaagaagagaagaaagctTCTGGAGGATCAAAGTCAAAGAAGAAATAG
- the LOC104232372 gene encoding aspartic proteinase 36-like — MGKKMDRRRNGCLIFSLLVLVVAVKGENLVFNVKHKYGGRNKGSILNDLKAHDSRRHGRMLTSVEFKLGGNGSPTDAALYYTKLSIGTPSKEYHVQVDTGSDILWVNCAGCEGCPTKSDLGIDLASYDLKASTTAKSVSCDEEFCMLNTPYSDCKVGMPCDYQVSYGDGSSTSGFFVKDDIRFDQVSGDLKTTSMNGSIAFGCSSRQELSNPSQAVDGILGFGQASSSVISQLAAAGKVKKIFAHCLDGKNGGGIFTIGQVVQPKVNSTPLVPDLPHYNVVMKGIEVGGEVLDIPTTIFNTKSSMTIIDSGTTLAYLPNMVYSALIYKLMERQPQLNIRLVEESFHCFDYTGKIDDGFPVVTFRFADSLSLTVYPHDYLFQVTESRWCIGWQDSGGMQAKDGMTITLLGDLVLSNKLVLYDIENQTIGWIEYDCSSTIQLKYESSGSAGSAYTVASHDISSSSIVDSRKGFTFFFLIISILYNLLK, encoded by the exons ATGGGGAAGAAAATGGATCGAAGGAGaaatgggtgtttgatattttcgTTGTTGGTTTTGGTAGTAGCTGTGAAGGGTGAAAATTTGGTGTTCAATGTGAAGCATAAATATGGTGGGCGTAATAAAGGGTCGATTTTGAATGATCTTAAAGCGCATGATAGCCGCCGTCACGGCAGAATGCTCACCTCCGTTGAATTCAAATTGGGTGGCAATGGCTCTCCCACTGATGCCGC GCTCTATTACACTAAGTTATCAATTGGAACGCCTTCGAAGGAATATCATGTCCAGGTTGATACTGGCAGTGACATTTTATGGGTGAACTGTGCTGGCTGTGAGGGATGTCCTACAAAAAGCGATCTCGGG ATAGACTTGGCGTCATATGACTTGAAGGCCTCTACAACTGCAAAATCTGTTTCTTGTGACGAAGAGTTTTGCATGCTTAATACTCCCTACTCGGATTGCAAGGTGGGAATGCCATGTGATTATCAGGTTAGTTATGGAGATGGAAGCTCAACCTCAGGATTCTTTGTAAAGGATGATATTCGGTTTGATCAAGTGTCAGGAGACCTAAAAACAACATCTATGAACGGGTCTATAGCATTTGG GTGCTCGTCTAGACAAGAACTAAGTAATCCTAGTCAAGCAGTTGATGGAATACTTGGTTTTGGACAAGCAAGTTCATCAGTTATTTCGCAGCTAGCTGCAGCCGGGAAGGTGAAGAAAATATTTGCACATTGCCTAGATGGAAAGAATGGAGGTGGCATATTTACCATTGGACAAGTAGTTCAGCCAAAAGTAAATTCAACTCCACTAGTCCCCGATTT GCCACATTATAATGTTGTTATGAAAGGAATTGAGGTTGGTGGTGAAGTTCTAGACATTCCCACAACCATCTTCAACACGAAATCCAGTATGACAATAATTGACAGTGGCACAACCTTAGCATATCTTCCGAACATGGTCTACAGTGCTCTCATCTACAAG TTGATGGAACGGCAACCACAGTTGAATATTCGTCTTGTTGAGGAGAGTTTCCACTGCTTTGACTACACCGGGAA GATTGATGATGGATTCCCAGTTGTAACATTCCGCTTTGCAGATTCGCTTTCTTTGACAGTTTATCCCCACGATTATCTTTTCCAAGTCACA GAGAGTCGATGGTGTATTGGTTGGCAAGACAGTGGAGGAATGCAGGCAAAGGATGGAATGACAATAACTCTGTTAGGAG ATCTTGTGTTATCAAACAAGCTAGTTCTGTATGATATCGAAAACCAGACCATTGGTTGGATCGAGTACGACT GCTCTTCAACCATCCAACTCAAATATGAAAGCTCTGGAAGTGCTGGAAGCGCGTATACTGTGGCTTCTCACGATATTTCATCATCTTCTATTGTGGATTCAAGGAAGGGTTTTACAttcttttttttaatcatttCCATCCTGTATAATTTGTTGAAGTGA